One window of Athalia rosae chromosome 2, iyAthRosa1.1, whole genome shotgun sequence genomic DNA carries:
- the LOC105683071 gene encoding protein hu-li tai shao isoform X4, with the protein MLHLTVGVNIVHQALLNTIIQHSDFLETETFLNVQNTSSSSSPLLETVLPGGGERMADTSQQELSEPHTNGAVDGLTEEEKSKMRPADIDADMREMERRKRVEMMMNSRLFREELERIIETQMKDGGAGPSGLLQQISDMMGAQGARFNSNVFKSSNCVVPINDIRGVESMGYAKGEKLLRCKLAAVFRLLDLYGWTQGVGGHITARLNQDQEHFLVNPYGLLYHEVTASSLVKVDMQGAIVEQGTTNFGVHVTGFQLHSTIHAARPDIKCIIHITTPSVIAVSSLKCGLLPLGQESIVIGEASTHQYIGGVFEPEEKEKIARNLGPVNKIMFLTNRGALCCGETVEEAFYNVYNTVLACETQLKLMPAGLDNLNLVSEESRKAIFDASRKPPVPQQTSVAEPSPLADKLEKRWRIGGTEFEALMRMLDNAGFRTGYIYRNPLVKGELPRPRNDVEVPPAVSSLGYLLEEEELYKQGLWKGGRKGTDRSRWLNSPNVYQKVEILETGTPDPKKITKWVDQNAEEWVTDGSPTHSSTPVKIESALQFVPKNTNPKEFKQLQQQIKDYRRADKISAGPQSHILEGVTWDEAKKMQDATISATGEQVVLVGAASKGIIQRGFQHNAMVYKTPYAKNPFDAVTDQELDQYKKDVERKQKGDPYDESQSESEALSSFNVSRATHESSNAKSPIQSPVSVTSETEEESRDEPRVLRIETKQVPVPSQPEVVLSDVDATTDFLNEMRRTAVDPRNDLNRQGENTVNGDHSDAHHSTFSQSSKEGSMSQDVSVSEESPKKEKKKKKGLRTPSFLKKKKEKKKSVEA; encoded by the exons ATGCTGCATCTTACCGTTGGTGTTAATATTGTCCACCAAGCACTGCTAAATACCATTATTcaacattctgattttttggaAACCGAGACATTTTTAAATGTACAGAATACATCATCATCCTCCTCCCCTTTGTTG GAGACGGTGTTACCTGGGGGAGGTGAGAGGATGGCGGACACGAGTCAGCAGGAGCTCTCGGAGCCGCATACCAATGGAGCAGTCGATGGTCTcactgaagaagaaaaaagtaaaatgcgACCCGCAGATATCGATGCT GACATGAGGGAAATGGAACGAAGGAAGAGGGTGGAAATGATGATGAACTCACGTTTGTTCAGAGAAGAATTGGAGCGAATTATCGAAACACAGATGAAAGATGGAGGTGCAGGGCCATCAGGACTTCTTCAACAAATATCCGATATGATGGGAGCTCAAGGAGCTCGTTTTAACTCAAATGTGTTCAAAA GCTCAAATTGCGTGGTGCCTATAAACGACATACGAGGTGTTGAGAGCATGGGTTATGCTAAGGGTGAAAAATTACTACGGTGCAAATTGGCAGCAGTTTTTAGATTGTTAGATCTTTATGGATGGACCCAGGGAGTCGGAGGCCATATCACCGCTCGTCTTAATCAAGATCAAGAACATTTCTTGGTTAATCCTTACGGCCTGCTTTACCATGAAGTTACAGCTTCAAGTTTGGTCAAAGTAGATATGCAAGGAGCGATCGTTGAACAAGGAACTACGAACTTTGGAGTACATGTCACAGGATTCCAACTACATTCTACTATTCATGCAGCAAGACCTGACATAAAGTGCATCATCCACATCACTACTCCGTCTGTCATAgct GTTTCTTCTCTAAAATGCGGACTACTACCGCTTGGTCAGGAGAGTATAGTGATTGGAGAAGCAAGCACACATCAGTATATCGGTGGTGTTTTTGAGccagaggagaaagaaaagatagCAAGAAATCTTGGCCCAGTAAACAAGATAATGTTTTTAACAAACCGCGGTGCTCTGTGTTGCGGCGAAACTGTCGAAGAGGCTTTTTACAATGTATATAACACCGTTCTTGCTTGTGAAACTCAGCTGAAATTAATGCCAGCTGGCTTAGATAACCTTAACCTAGTCTCTGAAGAGTCTAGAAAGGCAATTTTCGACGCTTCGAGAAAGCCGCCGGTACCACAACAGACTTCAGTAGCCGAACCGTCGCCTCTTGCTgataaacttgaaaaacgTTGGAGGATTGGAGGCACCGAGTTCGAAGCTCTCATGAGAATGCTTGACAACGCT GGATTCCGCACCGGGTATATCTACAGAAATCCATTGGTAAAAGGAGAGCTTCCGAGACCCCGCAACGACGTCGAAGTACCCCCAGCAGTTTCTTCTTTGGGCTATCTGCTTGAGGAAGAGGAACTTTACAAACAAGG ATTGTGGAAGGGAGGTAGAAAAGGAACAGATAGATCGCGCTGGTTGAATTCTCCAAACGTTTATCAGAAGGTTGAAATATTGGAAACTGGAACACCGGATcccaagaaaataacaaaG tGGGTGGATCAAAATGCTGAGGAG TGGGTGACGGATGGCTCGCCAACGCATAGCAGTACCCCTGTCAAGATTGAAAGTGCTCTGCAATTTGTACCCAAGAATACAAATCCCAAGGAATTCAAGCAGCTCCAACAGCAG ATTAAGGATTACCGCCGTGCAGATAAAATATCTGCTGGTCCGCAATCCCATATCCTGGAGGGAGTTACTTGGGATGAGGCAAAAAAGATGCAG GATGCTACCATTAGTGCGACGGGCGAACAAGTAGTGCTAGTTGGAGCGGCTAGCAAAGGTATAATTCAACGAGGATTCCAGCACAATGCCATGGTCTACAAAACTCCATATGCAAAGAATCCATTTGACGCTGTCACTGACCAAGAACTTGATCAGTACAAAAAGGACGTGGAACGTAAACAGAAAGGAGATCCTT ACGACGAATCGCAATCTGAATCCGAAGCTTTATCATCTTTTAACGTAAGCCGCGCGACTCACGAATCTAGCAATGCGAAAAGTCCAATCCAATCCCCCGTTTCTGTTACATCAGAGACGGAGGAAGAGAGTAGAGATG AACCACGAGTATTACGAATAGAAACGAAGCAGGTTCCAGTGCCAAGTCAGCCTGAGGTGGTTCTCAGTGACG TGGACGCAACGACAGATTTCCTCAACGAAATGAGACGTACGGCGGTCGATCCACGAAATGATCTCAACAGACAAG
- the LOC105683071 gene encoding protein hu-li tai shao isoform X1, with the protein MLHLTVGVNIVHQALLNTIIQHSDFLETETFLNVQNTSSSSSPLLETVLPGGGERMADTSQQELSEPHTNGAVDGLTEEEKSKMRPADIDADMREMERRKRVEMMMNSRLFREELERIIETQMKDGGAGPSGLLQQISDMMGAQGARFNSNVFKSSNCVVPINDIRGVESMGYAKGEKLLRCKLAAVFRLLDLYGWTQGVGGHITARLNQDQEHFLVNPYGLLYHEVTASSLVKVDMQGAIVEQGTTNFGVHVTGFQLHSTIHAARPDIKCIIHITTPSVIAVSSLKCGLLPLGQESIVIGEASTHQYIGGVFEPEEKEKIARNLGPVNKIMFLTNRGALCCGETVEEAFYNVYNTVLACETQLKLMPAGLDNLNLVSEESRKAIFDASRKPPVPQQTSVAEPSPLADKLEKRWRIGGTEFEALMRMLDNAGFRTGYIYRNPLVKGELPRPRNDVEVPPAVSSLGYLLEEEELYKQGLWKGGRKGTDRSRWLNSPNVYQKVEILETGTPDPKKITKWVDQNAEEWVTDGSPTHSSTPVKIESALQFVPKNTNPKEFKQLQQQIKDYRRADKISAGPQSHILEGVTWDEAKKMQDATISATGEQVVLVGAASKGIIQRGFQHNAMVYKTPYAKNPFDAVTDQELDQYKKDVERKQKGDPYDESQSESEALSSFNVSRATHESSNAKSPIQSPVSVTSETEEESRDEPRVLRIETKQVPVPSQPEVVLSDEPAEVATINESPLVQQAQIQNAQRQSQSVIHQKLAVDATTDFLNEMRRTAVDPRNDLNRQGENTVNGDHSDAHHSTFSQSSKEGSMSQDVSVSEESPKKEKKKKKGLRTPSFLKKKKEKKKSVEA; encoded by the exons ATGCTGCATCTTACCGTTGGTGTTAATATTGTCCACCAAGCACTGCTAAATACCATTATTcaacattctgattttttggaAACCGAGACATTTTTAAATGTACAGAATACATCATCATCCTCCTCCCCTTTGTTG GAGACGGTGTTACCTGGGGGAGGTGAGAGGATGGCGGACACGAGTCAGCAGGAGCTCTCGGAGCCGCATACCAATGGAGCAGTCGATGGTCTcactgaagaagaaaaaagtaaaatgcgACCCGCAGATATCGATGCT GACATGAGGGAAATGGAACGAAGGAAGAGGGTGGAAATGATGATGAACTCACGTTTGTTCAGAGAAGAATTGGAGCGAATTATCGAAACACAGATGAAAGATGGAGGTGCAGGGCCATCAGGACTTCTTCAACAAATATCCGATATGATGGGAGCTCAAGGAGCTCGTTTTAACTCAAATGTGTTCAAAA GCTCAAATTGCGTGGTGCCTATAAACGACATACGAGGTGTTGAGAGCATGGGTTATGCTAAGGGTGAAAAATTACTACGGTGCAAATTGGCAGCAGTTTTTAGATTGTTAGATCTTTATGGATGGACCCAGGGAGTCGGAGGCCATATCACCGCTCGTCTTAATCAAGATCAAGAACATTTCTTGGTTAATCCTTACGGCCTGCTTTACCATGAAGTTACAGCTTCAAGTTTGGTCAAAGTAGATATGCAAGGAGCGATCGTTGAACAAGGAACTACGAACTTTGGAGTACATGTCACAGGATTCCAACTACATTCTACTATTCATGCAGCAAGACCTGACATAAAGTGCATCATCCACATCACTACTCCGTCTGTCATAgct GTTTCTTCTCTAAAATGCGGACTACTACCGCTTGGTCAGGAGAGTATAGTGATTGGAGAAGCAAGCACACATCAGTATATCGGTGGTGTTTTTGAGccagaggagaaagaaaagatagCAAGAAATCTTGGCCCAGTAAACAAGATAATGTTTTTAACAAACCGCGGTGCTCTGTGTTGCGGCGAAACTGTCGAAGAGGCTTTTTACAATGTATATAACACCGTTCTTGCTTGTGAAACTCAGCTGAAATTAATGCCAGCTGGCTTAGATAACCTTAACCTAGTCTCTGAAGAGTCTAGAAAGGCAATTTTCGACGCTTCGAGAAAGCCGCCGGTACCACAACAGACTTCAGTAGCCGAACCGTCGCCTCTTGCTgataaacttgaaaaacgTTGGAGGATTGGAGGCACCGAGTTCGAAGCTCTCATGAGAATGCTTGACAACGCT GGATTCCGCACCGGGTATATCTACAGAAATCCATTGGTAAAAGGAGAGCTTCCGAGACCCCGCAACGACGTCGAAGTACCCCCAGCAGTTTCTTCTTTGGGCTATCTGCTTGAGGAAGAGGAACTTTACAAACAAGG ATTGTGGAAGGGAGGTAGAAAAGGAACAGATAGATCGCGCTGGTTGAATTCTCCAAACGTTTATCAGAAGGTTGAAATATTGGAAACTGGAACACCGGATcccaagaaaataacaaaG tGGGTGGATCAAAATGCTGAGGAG TGGGTGACGGATGGCTCGCCAACGCATAGCAGTACCCCTGTCAAGATTGAAAGTGCTCTGCAATTTGTACCCAAGAATACAAATCCCAAGGAATTCAAGCAGCTCCAACAGCAG ATTAAGGATTACCGCCGTGCAGATAAAATATCTGCTGGTCCGCAATCCCATATCCTGGAGGGAGTTACTTGGGATGAGGCAAAAAAGATGCAG GATGCTACCATTAGTGCGACGGGCGAACAAGTAGTGCTAGTTGGAGCGGCTAGCAAAGGTATAATTCAACGAGGATTCCAGCACAATGCCATGGTCTACAAAACTCCATATGCAAAGAATCCATTTGACGCTGTCACTGACCAAGAACTTGATCAGTACAAAAAGGACGTGGAACGTAAACAGAAAGGAGATCCTT ACGACGAATCGCAATCTGAATCCGAAGCTTTATCATCTTTTAACGTAAGCCGCGCGACTCACGAATCTAGCAATGCGAAAAGTCCAATCCAATCCCCCGTTTCTGTTACATCAGAGACGGAGGAAGAGAGTAGAGATG AACCACGAGTATTACGAATAGAAACGAAGCAGGTTCCAGTGCCAAGTCAGCCTGAGGTGGTTCTCAGTGACG AACCAGCAGAAGTTGCCACAATCAACGAATCTCCGCTGGTCCAACAGGCACAGATTCAGAATGCACAGCGACAATCACAAAGTGTTATACACCAAAAACTTGCAG TGGACGCAACGACAGATTTCCTCAACGAAATGAGACGTACGGCGGTCGATCCACGAAATGATCTCAACAGACAAG
- the LOC105683071 gene encoding protein hu-li tai shao isoform X2 — protein sequence MLHLTVGVNIVHQALLNTIIQHSDFLETETFLNVQNTSSSSSPLLETVLPGGGERMADTSQQELSEPHTNGAVDGLTEEEKSKMRPADIDADMREMERRKRVEMMMNSRLFREELERIIETQMKDGGAGPSGLLQQISDMMGAQGARFNSNVFKSSNCVVPINDIRGVESMGYAKGEKLLRCKLAAVFRLLDLYGWTQGVGGHITARLNQDQEHFLVNPYGLLYHEVTASSLVKVDMQGAIVEQGTTNFGVHVTGFQLHSTIHAARPDIKCIIHITTPSVIAVSSLKCGLLPLGQESIVIGEASTHQYIGGVFEPEEKEKIARNLGPVNKIMFLTNRGALCCGETVEEAFYNVYNTVLACETQLKLMPAGLDNLNLVSEESRKAIFDASRKPPVPQQTSVAEPSPLADKLEKRWRIGGTEFEALMRMLDNAGFRTGYIYRNPLVKGELPRPRNDVEVPPAVSSLGYLLEEEELYKQGLWKGGRKGTDRSRWLNSPNVYQKVEILETGTPDPKKITKWVDQNAEEWVTDGSPTHSSTPVKIESALQFVPKNTNPKEFKQLQQQIKDYRRADKISAGPQSHILEGVTWDEAKKMQDATISATGEQVVLVGAASKGIIQRGFQHNAMVYKTPYAKNPFDAVTDQELDQYKKDVERKQKGDPYDESQSESEALSSFNVSRATHESSNAKSPIQSPVSVTSETEEESRDEPRVLRIETKQVPVPSQPEVVLSDEPAEVATINESPLVQQAQIQNAQRQSQSVIHQKLAVDATTDFLNEMRRTAVDPRNDLNRQGENTVNGDHSDAHHSTFSQSSKEDVSVSEESPKKEKKKKKGLRTPSFLKKKKEKKKSVEA from the exons ATGCTGCATCTTACCGTTGGTGTTAATATTGTCCACCAAGCACTGCTAAATACCATTATTcaacattctgattttttggaAACCGAGACATTTTTAAATGTACAGAATACATCATCATCCTCCTCCCCTTTGTTG GAGACGGTGTTACCTGGGGGAGGTGAGAGGATGGCGGACACGAGTCAGCAGGAGCTCTCGGAGCCGCATACCAATGGAGCAGTCGATGGTCTcactgaagaagaaaaaagtaaaatgcgACCCGCAGATATCGATGCT GACATGAGGGAAATGGAACGAAGGAAGAGGGTGGAAATGATGATGAACTCACGTTTGTTCAGAGAAGAATTGGAGCGAATTATCGAAACACAGATGAAAGATGGAGGTGCAGGGCCATCAGGACTTCTTCAACAAATATCCGATATGATGGGAGCTCAAGGAGCTCGTTTTAACTCAAATGTGTTCAAAA GCTCAAATTGCGTGGTGCCTATAAACGACATACGAGGTGTTGAGAGCATGGGTTATGCTAAGGGTGAAAAATTACTACGGTGCAAATTGGCAGCAGTTTTTAGATTGTTAGATCTTTATGGATGGACCCAGGGAGTCGGAGGCCATATCACCGCTCGTCTTAATCAAGATCAAGAACATTTCTTGGTTAATCCTTACGGCCTGCTTTACCATGAAGTTACAGCTTCAAGTTTGGTCAAAGTAGATATGCAAGGAGCGATCGTTGAACAAGGAACTACGAACTTTGGAGTACATGTCACAGGATTCCAACTACATTCTACTATTCATGCAGCAAGACCTGACATAAAGTGCATCATCCACATCACTACTCCGTCTGTCATAgct GTTTCTTCTCTAAAATGCGGACTACTACCGCTTGGTCAGGAGAGTATAGTGATTGGAGAAGCAAGCACACATCAGTATATCGGTGGTGTTTTTGAGccagaggagaaagaaaagatagCAAGAAATCTTGGCCCAGTAAACAAGATAATGTTTTTAACAAACCGCGGTGCTCTGTGTTGCGGCGAAACTGTCGAAGAGGCTTTTTACAATGTATATAACACCGTTCTTGCTTGTGAAACTCAGCTGAAATTAATGCCAGCTGGCTTAGATAACCTTAACCTAGTCTCTGAAGAGTCTAGAAAGGCAATTTTCGACGCTTCGAGAAAGCCGCCGGTACCACAACAGACTTCAGTAGCCGAACCGTCGCCTCTTGCTgataaacttgaaaaacgTTGGAGGATTGGAGGCACCGAGTTCGAAGCTCTCATGAGAATGCTTGACAACGCT GGATTCCGCACCGGGTATATCTACAGAAATCCATTGGTAAAAGGAGAGCTTCCGAGACCCCGCAACGACGTCGAAGTACCCCCAGCAGTTTCTTCTTTGGGCTATCTGCTTGAGGAAGAGGAACTTTACAAACAAGG ATTGTGGAAGGGAGGTAGAAAAGGAACAGATAGATCGCGCTGGTTGAATTCTCCAAACGTTTATCAGAAGGTTGAAATATTGGAAACTGGAACACCGGATcccaagaaaataacaaaG tGGGTGGATCAAAATGCTGAGGAG TGGGTGACGGATGGCTCGCCAACGCATAGCAGTACCCCTGTCAAGATTGAAAGTGCTCTGCAATTTGTACCCAAGAATACAAATCCCAAGGAATTCAAGCAGCTCCAACAGCAG ATTAAGGATTACCGCCGTGCAGATAAAATATCTGCTGGTCCGCAATCCCATATCCTGGAGGGAGTTACTTGGGATGAGGCAAAAAAGATGCAG GATGCTACCATTAGTGCGACGGGCGAACAAGTAGTGCTAGTTGGAGCGGCTAGCAAAGGTATAATTCAACGAGGATTCCAGCACAATGCCATGGTCTACAAAACTCCATATGCAAAGAATCCATTTGACGCTGTCACTGACCAAGAACTTGATCAGTACAAAAAGGACGTGGAACGTAAACAGAAAGGAGATCCTT ACGACGAATCGCAATCTGAATCCGAAGCTTTATCATCTTTTAACGTAAGCCGCGCGACTCACGAATCTAGCAATGCGAAAAGTCCAATCCAATCCCCCGTTTCTGTTACATCAGAGACGGAGGAAGAGAGTAGAGATG AACCACGAGTATTACGAATAGAAACGAAGCAGGTTCCAGTGCCAAGTCAGCCTGAGGTGGTTCTCAGTGACG AACCAGCAGAAGTTGCCACAATCAACGAATCTCCGCTGGTCCAACAGGCACAGATTCAGAATGCACAGCGACAATCACAAAGTGTTATACACCAAAAACTTGCAG TGGACGCAACGACAGATTTCCTCAACGAAATGAGACGTACGGCGGTCGATCCACGAAATGATCTCAACAGACAAG
- the LOC105683071 gene encoding protein hu-li tai shao isoform X5 produces the protein MLHLTVGVNIVHQALLNTIIQHSDFLETETFLNVQNTSSSSSPLLETVLPGGGERMADTSQQELSEPHTNGAVDGLTEEEKSKMRPADIDADMREMERRKRVEMMMNSRLFREELERIIETQMKDGGAGPSGLLQQISDMMGAQGARFNSNVFKSSNCVVPINDIRGVESMGYAKGEKLLRCKLAAVFRLLDLYGWTQGVGGHITARLNQDQEHFLVNPYGLLYHEVTASSLVKVDMQGAIVEQGTTNFGVHVTGFQLHSTIHAARPDIKCIIHITTPSVIAVSSLKCGLLPLGQESIVIGEASTHQYIGGVFEPEEKEKIARNLGPVNKIMFLTNRGALCCGETVEEAFYNVYNTVLACETQLKLMPAGLDNLNLVSEESRKAIFDASRKPPVPQQTSVAEPSPLADKLEKRWRIGGTEFEALMRMLDNAGFRTGYIYRNPLVKGELPRPRNDVEVPPAVSSLGYLLEEEELYKQGLWKGGRKGTDRSRWLNSPNVYQKVEILETGTPDPKKITKWVTDGSPTHSSTPVKIESALQFVPKNTNPKEFKQLQQQIKDYRRADKISAGPQSHILEGVTWDEAKKMQDATISATGEQVVLVGAASKGIIQRGFQHNAMVYKTPYAKNPFDAVTDQELDQYKKDVERKQKGDPYDESQSESEALSSFNVSRATHESSNAKSPIQSPVSVTSETEEESRDEPRVLRIETKQVPVPSQPEVVLSDVDATTDFLNEMRRTAVDPRNDLNRQGENTVNGDHSDAHHSTFSQSSKEGSMSQDVSVSEESPKKEKKKKKGLRTPSFLKKKKEKKKSVEA, from the exons ATGCTGCATCTTACCGTTGGTGTTAATATTGTCCACCAAGCACTGCTAAATACCATTATTcaacattctgattttttggaAACCGAGACATTTTTAAATGTACAGAATACATCATCATCCTCCTCCCCTTTGTTG GAGACGGTGTTACCTGGGGGAGGTGAGAGGATGGCGGACACGAGTCAGCAGGAGCTCTCGGAGCCGCATACCAATGGAGCAGTCGATGGTCTcactgaagaagaaaaaagtaaaatgcgACCCGCAGATATCGATGCT GACATGAGGGAAATGGAACGAAGGAAGAGGGTGGAAATGATGATGAACTCACGTTTGTTCAGAGAAGAATTGGAGCGAATTATCGAAACACAGATGAAAGATGGAGGTGCAGGGCCATCAGGACTTCTTCAACAAATATCCGATATGATGGGAGCTCAAGGAGCTCGTTTTAACTCAAATGTGTTCAAAA GCTCAAATTGCGTGGTGCCTATAAACGACATACGAGGTGTTGAGAGCATGGGTTATGCTAAGGGTGAAAAATTACTACGGTGCAAATTGGCAGCAGTTTTTAGATTGTTAGATCTTTATGGATGGACCCAGGGAGTCGGAGGCCATATCACCGCTCGTCTTAATCAAGATCAAGAACATTTCTTGGTTAATCCTTACGGCCTGCTTTACCATGAAGTTACAGCTTCAAGTTTGGTCAAAGTAGATATGCAAGGAGCGATCGTTGAACAAGGAACTACGAACTTTGGAGTACATGTCACAGGATTCCAACTACATTCTACTATTCATGCAGCAAGACCTGACATAAAGTGCATCATCCACATCACTACTCCGTCTGTCATAgct GTTTCTTCTCTAAAATGCGGACTACTACCGCTTGGTCAGGAGAGTATAGTGATTGGAGAAGCAAGCACACATCAGTATATCGGTGGTGTTTTTGAGccagaggagaaagaaaagatagCAAGAAATCTTGGCCCAGTAAACAAGATAATGTTTTTAACAAACCGCGGTGCTCTGTGTTGCGGCGAAACTGTCGAAGAGGCTTTTTACAATGTATATAACACCGTTCTTGCTTGTGAAACTCAGCTGAAATTAATGCCAGCTGGCTTAGATAACCTTAACCTAGTCTCTGAAGAGTCTAGAAAGGCAATTTTCGACGCTTCGAGAAAGCCGCCGGTACCACAACAGACTTCAGTAGCCGAACCGTCGCCTCTTGCTgataaacttgaaaaacgTTGGAGGATTGGAGGCACCGAGTTCGAAGCTCTCATGAGAATGCTTGACAACGCT GGATTCCGCACCGGGTATATCTACAGAAATCCATTGGTAAAAGGAGAGCTTCCGAGACCCCGCAACGACGTCGAAGTACCCCCAGCAGTTTCTTCTTTGGGCTATCTGCTTGAGGAAGAGGAACTTTACAAACAAGG ATTGTGGAAGGGAGGTAGAAAAGGAACAGATAGATCGCGCTGGTTGAATTCTCCAAACGTTTATCAGAAGGTTGAAATATTGGAAACTGGAACACCGGATcccaagaaaataacaaaG TGGGTGACGGATGGCTCGCCAACGCATAGCAGTACCCCTGTCAAGATTGAAAGTGCTCTGCAATTTGTACCCAAGAATACAAATCCCAAGGAATTCAAGCAGCTCCAACAGCAG ATTAAGGATTACCGCCGTGCAGATAAAATATCTGCTGGTCCGCAATCCCATATCCTGGAGGGAGTTACTTGGGATGAGGCAAAAAAGATGCAG GATGCTACCATTAGTGCGACGGGCGAACAAGTAGTGCTAGTTGGAGCGGCTAGCAAAGGTATAATTCAACGAGGATTCCAGCACAATGCCATGGTCTACAAAACTCCATATGCAAAGAATCCATTTGACGCTGTCACTGACCAAGAACTTGATCAGTACAAAAAGGACGTGGAACGTAAACAGAAAGGAGATCCTT ACGACGAATCGCAATCTGAATCCGAAGCTTTATCATCTTTTAACGTAAGCCGCGCGACTCACGAATCTAGCAATGCGAAAAGTCCAATCCAATCCCCCGTTTCTGTTACATCAGAGACGGAGGAAGAGAGTAGAGATG AACCACGAGTATTACGAATAGAAACGAAGCAGGTTCCAGTGCCAAGTCAGCCTGAGGTGGTTCTCAGTGACG TGGACGCAACGACAGATTTCCTCAACGAAATGAGACGTACGGCGGTCGATCCACGAAATGATCTCAACAGACAAG